A window of the Diceros bicornis minor isolate mBicDic1 chromosome 28, mDicBic1.mat.cur, whole genome shotgun sequence genome harbors these coding sequences:
- the PAXX gene encoding protein PAXX isoform X4, with protein MVPPPLSPPLCTLPPGPGPPRFVCYYEEEGSGAGFNLYVTDAAELWSTCFTPDSLAALEDRGSLTLSGGPLALDFDLSKVPGQEAASRLQALTLGLAERVCSLERRLAAAEETAASPRKSPRLLGPQLFLPDPDPQRGGPGPGVRRRCPGESLINPGFKSVTPFSLPVRNQPVV; from the exons ATGGTGCCGCCGCCGCTGTCGCCGCCGCTCTGCACGCTGCCGCCCGGCCCCGGGCCCCCGCGCTTCGTGTGCTACTACGAGGAGGAGGGGAGCGGGGCCGGCTTCAACCTCTA TGTGACGGACGCCGCGGAGCTCTGGAGCACCTGCTTCACGCCGGACAGCCTGGCGGCCCTC GAGGACAGAGGATCCCTGACCCTTTCAGGGGGGCCCTTGGCGCTGGACTTTGACCTCTCCAAGGTGCCGGGCCAGGAGGCAGCCTCCAGGTTACAGGCACTGACACTGGGCCTGGCAGAGCGCGTCTGCAGCTTGGAGCGGCGGCTGGCAG CTGCGGAGGAGACAGCCGCCAGCCCCAGGAAGAGCCCCAGGCTGCTGGGGCCTCAGCTCTTCTTACCAG ATCCAGatcctcagagaggtggcccTGGACCTGGAGTCAGGAGGCGGTGTCCGGGAGAGTCCCTCATCAACCCCGGCTTCAAGAG TGTCACCCCCTTTTCTCTCCCAGTAAGAAACCAGCCAGTGGTGTAG
- the PAXX gene encoding protein PAXX isoform X1 encodes MVPPPLSPPLCTLPPGPGPPRFVCYYEEEGSGAGFNLYVTDAAELWSTCFTPDSLAALKARFGLSAAEDIIPRFRAACEQQAVTFTLQEDRGSLTLSGGPLALDFDLSKVPGQEAASRLQALTLGLAERVCSLERRLAAAEETAASPRKSPRLLGPQLFLPDPDPQRGGPGPGVRRRCPGESLINPGFKSVTPFSLPVRNQPVV; translated from the exons ATGGTGCCGCCGCCGCTGTCGCCGCCGCTCTGCACGCTGCCGCCCGGCCCCGGGCCCCCGCGCTTCGTGTGCTACTACGAGGAGGAGGGGAGCGGGGCCGGCTTCAACCTCTA TGTGACGGACGCCGCGGAGCTCTGGAGCACCTGCTTCACGCCGGACAGCCTGGCGGCCCTC AAAGCCCGTTTCGGCCTGAGTGCGGCTGAGGACATCATCCCGCGGTTCAG GGCAGCCTGTGAGCAGCAAGCTGTGACTTTCACCCTGCAGGAGGACAGAGGATCCCTGACCCTTTCAGGGGGGCCCTTGGCGCTGGACTTTGACCTCTCCAAGGTGCCGGGCCAGGAGGCAGCCTCCAGGTTACAGGCACTGACACTGGGCCTGGCAGAGCGCGTCTGCAGCTTGGAGCGGCGGCTGGCAG CTGCGGAGGAGACAGCCGCCAGCCCCAGGAAGAGCCCCAGGCTGCTGGGGCCTCAGCTCTTCTTACCAG ATCCAGatcctcagagaggtggcccTGGACCTGGAGTCAGGAGGCGGTGTCCGGGAGAGTCCCTCATCAACCCCGGCTTCAAGAG TGTCACCCCCTTTTCTCTCCCAGTAAGAAACCAGCCAGTGGTGTAG
- the PAXX gene encoding protein PAXX isoform X2, with translation MVPPPLSPPLCTLPPGPGPPRFVCYYEEEGSGAGFNLYVTDAAELWSTCFTPDSLAALKARFGLSAAEDIIPRFRAACEQQAVTFTLQEDRGSLTLSGGPLALDFDLSKVPGQEAASRLQALTLGLAERVCSLERRLAAAEETAASPRKSPRLLGPQLFLPDPDPQRGGPGPGVRRRCPGESLINPGFKSKKPASGVDFDDP, from the exons ATGGTGCCGCCGCCGCTGTCGCCGCCGCTCTGCACGCTGCCGCCCGGCCCCGGGCCCCCGCGCTTCGTGTGCTACTACGAGGAGGAGGGGAGCGGGGCCGGCTTCAACCTCTA TGTGACGGACGCCGCGGAGCTCTGGAGCACCTGCTTCACGCCGGACAGCCTGGCGGCCCTC AAAGCCCGTTTCGGCCTGAGTGCGGCTGAGGACATCATCCCGCGGTTCAG GGCAGCCTGTGAGCAGCAAGCTGTGACTTTCACCCTGCAGGAGGACAGAGGATCCCTGACCCTTTCAGGGGGGCCCTTGGCGCTGGACTTTGACCTCTCCAAGGTGCCGGGCCAGGAGGCAGCCTCCAGGTTACAGGCACTGACACTGGGCCTGGCAGAGCGCGTCTGCAGCTTGGAGCGGCGGCTGGCAG CTGCGGAGGAGACAGCCGCCAGCCCCAGGAAGAGCCCCAGGCTGCTGGGGCCTCAGCTCTTCTTACCAG ATCCAGatcctcagagaggtggcccTGGACCTGGAGTCAGGAGGCGGTGTCCGGGAGAGTCCCTCATCAACCCCGGCTTCAAGAG TAAGAAACCAGCCAGTGGTGTAGACTTTGACGACCCCTGA
- the PAXX gene encoding protein PAXX isoform X3, whose amino-acid sequence MVPPPLSPPLCTLPPGPGPPRFVCYYEEEGSGAGFNLYVTDAAELWSTCFTPDSLAALKARFGLSAAEDIIPRFRAACEQQAVTFTLQEDRGSLTLSGGPLALDFDLSKVPGQEAASRLQALTLGLAERVCSLERRLAAAEETAASPRKSPRLLGPQLFLPDPDPQRGGPGPGVRRRCPGESLINPGFKRNQPVV is encoded by the exons ATGGTGCCGCCGCCGCTGTCGCCGCCGCTCTGCACGCTGCCGCCCGGCCCCGGGCCCCCGCGCTTCGTGTGCTACTACGAGGAGGAGGGGAGCGGGGCCGGCTTCAACCTCTA TGTGACGGACGCCGCGGAGCTCTGGAGCACCTGCTTCACGCCGGACAGCCTGGCGGCCCTC AAAGCCCGTTTCGGCCTGAGTGCGGCTGAGGACATCATCCCGCGGTTCAG GGCAGCCTGTGAGCAGCAAGCTGTGACTTTCACCCTGCAGGAGGACAGAGGATCCCTGACCCTTTCAGGGGGGCCCTTGGCGCTGGACTTTGACCTCTCCAAGGTGCCGGGCCAGGAGGCAGCCTCCAGGTTACAGGCACTGACACTGGGCCTGGCAGAGCGCGTCTGCAGCTTGGAGCGGCGGCTGGCAG CTGCGGAGGAGACAGCCGCCAGCCCCAGGAAGAGCCCCAGGCTGCTGGGGCCTCAGCTCTTCTTACCAG ATCCAGatcctcagagaggtggcccTGGACCTGGAGTCAGGAGGCGGTGTCCGGGAGAGTCCCTCATCAACCCCGGCTTCAAGAG AAACCAGCCAGTGGTGTAG
- the CLIC3 gene encoding chloride intracellular channel protein 3, with amino-acid sequence MKASEDGESVGHCPSCQRLFMILLLKGVPFTLTTVDMRRSPDVLKDFAPGSQLPILLYDGDAKTDTMQIEEFLEETLGPPEFPSLTPRYRESTTAGNDVFHKFSAFIKNPVPAQDDALYQLLLRALARLDSYLRAPLEHELALEPQLRESRRRFLDGDQLTLADCGLLPKLHIVDTVCAHFRQAPIPAELRGVRRYLDSALQEKEFKYTCPHSAEILAAYRPAVRPR; translated from the exons ATGAAG GCGAGCGAGGACGGCGAAAGCGTGGGGCACTGCCCTTCTTGTCAGCGGCTCTTCATGATCCTGCTCCTCAAGGGTGTGCCCTTCACGCTCACCACCGTGGACATGCGCAG GTCCCCGGATGTGCTGAAGGACTTCGCCCCCGGCTCGCAGCTGCCCATCCTGCTCTATGACGGCGACGCCAAAACGGACACGATGCAGATCGAGGAGTTTCTGGAGGAGACGCTGGGGCCCCCCGA ATTCCCCAGCCTGACGCCCCGCTACAGGGAGTCCACCACGGCGGGCAACGACGTCTTCCACAAGTTCTCCGCGTTCATCAAGAACCCGGTGCCCGCGCAGGACGATG CCCTGTACCAGCTGCTGCTGCGCGCCCTCGCCAGGCTGGACAGCTACCTGCGCGCGCCCCTGGAGCACGAGCTGGCGCTGGAGCCGCAGCTGCGCGAGTCGCGCCGCCGCTTCCTGGACGGCGACCAGCTCACCCTCGCCGACTGCGGCCTGCTGCCCAAGCTGCACATCGTGGAC ACGGTGTGCGCGCACTTCCGCCAGGCGCCCATCCCCGCCGAGCTGCGCGGCGTCCGCCGCTACCTGGACAGCGCGCTGCAGGAGAAGGAGTTCAAGTACACGTGTCCGCACAGCGCCGAGATCCTGGCGGCCTACCGGCCGGCCGTGCGCCCCCGCTAG